The nucleotide sequence TATCCTTTTTCTTACTATAAATCACTGCTATAAGACTTACTTTTGAAACACTTTGGTTTAAATAAATTAGTCACTGGTAATTCTGCCTGGCATGTCCTTTCCCCAGCCCAGAACAAGGACTGTTATAAAATGCTACTCTCTCCACCACCAGGAGACAAGGCTGACATTCTCTAGGTCCCAATCTAAAAATTCCAGGTTCTTTACCATCTTGTTGTAGAAATGCGTGAAGTTTTGTTGTTTAAACTTGTTCATGCTAATAAATCACGTGAATGTTCAACtataattttaatattaattgtggCATTGGTCATAAGTAAAGACCAACATTCTCAATTTATTTcactatattatatattttaaatcaatcTCCACAGCTATAATTACTGTTCTCTACAGTCAGTTAGTAGGTCTGAAAAATGATATTGAGGAAGTCTATTCTCCATGCACTGTACGTCAGaggccccttaaaaaaaaaaaacccaaaaactaattttaaagCCCTGAAAATGGCCTTCTTGCAGGCACCAGGAAAGGTATTTCATAAATACAAGGCTTCTGAGGCAGATATACAAGACATACTGCTTGTATCTTGGCAGACCTTCAGCTCTATAAGTCTCAACCTTTCGACTTGCATCCACTTTACAGAACTCCTTGCTCATTGGTAGCTGCACAAGAGAAGGTCCTTGTCTCCCAAAAGTTGACAATCTAATCCAATCCTTTAATTTACTGCCTGTGAGCAAACCGCTGTGCCCAGATGGAACCCCAGTGGAGTTCTTGCACAGGTGCAGTAGTCTGTCCATGTGCAGCAAGTTGGAGTAATGGTGCTTAAAAGTTTTATGTCTTCATTCATTCATAACTCACAAGGTgtggattaattttaaaatgcccTGAGATGCATCAGTAAAAGACTATGTAAAAAGTAGTAGATGTACAAGCATTCTGACTAAAATTTTACAACTATCTCTACACCAATGTTTTTATATTTACTACTATACTTACAGTATTAGTGAGTTGGTCCTTGAAGCCAGAATAGAAGCCCTCAATAGCTTCCCTGCAAATCCTAGACTTCACCCTTTGTCTGGAAGTTGGGGAGGAAGAGGGTAAAATAAAACCACAGTTAGGTTAGTATAGGAAAAAGGTATCTGTGCTTATCTGAGTATTTCCTTTCTTCAAGTAGAAAGATCTACAGATACTAACATTGGACTTTGAGTATAGCAGGCAGAGACAGACCTGTCAGTTACTGGCAACAGCCTAACTCTTCCCCTTGAAGAGTTTACCAGTTGTGATGACTTCTGCAGCCAAGAATTTTAGTCCACTCAGCTTTCCCCTCGCCCCCTTTTCTTATGATTAGCATATGCCTGCTGCAGagctaaagaaataaaacatcAGGTTAGGTTTTAAAtcaaaaggttgggtttttttggttcctCCCAAGTTCACCTGGGATTGGTTAGCTCTTTGGACATTGCTACTTGAAGAAAGGAAAGTTTCCTATTCTTCAGCGAGGCAAGGTCCACAGAAATTAACACTGGGATTTTAAGAGTAATGAGACTTTCTGGGCATCAGGAGGCAATGCCAATAATAAACTACATATAGGGCTTCCCTTCTGCACTTTTTCTAACTTGCCTAGTGAAATGGTGCATCATGAAGGACTCTTCTTTTTAAGGGCAAATCCACCCAAGCTTGCAAGTCTAATATCTAGAATTTAGCTAACTTGTGGAACCACTACTAGTGTTTTTTCACAAGTGCTAGGGATTAAGAAGTTATACAGTTATTAATTAACTACAGGATAGATGTTTTATATTGAATAAACTCTTCAATTCTGATTAAGAGACCTAAACAGCAGATTGAGAACATAAAAACCCTAATAAGACAAAAATTGCATATTAAGTGAGCCTCAAAGCTGAATACTTCAATGGAAATCTAACAAACAGAGCCCATGAAACCTGCTTAACAAATGTAGGATATTTCCAGCCTCTCCTAAGTCTTGATAGATCAATGTGCATCTTCAAGCAGATACTGAGATATATCGTGTTCAGAAATAGCTCCCCAATCACAATAGCTATCCATACTGgcaatattatttatatttgggCTACACTAAATCTCTGAGGCCAACGTACCTAGGATCACATCTTAAAGAAACTGCCATTTGTATCACAGAAACCTATAGATCTAATATATCCCCCAATAATCTATTAGGATTGCCCCTACATTGTATTGTATTTCCTAGTGCTCCAAGCTGTCTGGTTTCAagcaaactaaatattttgtgtCAATTTGGAGTTCTCAGTTCAAGGAAAGCAAGATATTTACTTGTAGTCTGTAGTTGTCTTCTCAAACTCAGCCAGAACAACATCCAATTCTGTAATATCTTGGGAAAATCTTTTCAGCCCTTTTGGGCACCAAATCTGTATAGAACATGGGCTATTATCAGCTGAAACACAATAAATGGCtagttaaaataaatatgaaaattaaaatttttgttttaaaagaattaaatgcTACACAAACTAACTTGCGTATTAATCTTTTAACAAATGAGAATTTTCTAAAATGGGAATTATTTCACTTGTCTAAGATATATGCCAGGTATTTTGTAAATAGGTAAATTGATtatgcaatttttaaattaaaacaatgtgTGAAAAAGTAACATAAATCTTAAGGTGGGTTGAGCATAAATAACTAAGGTACATTGGtgactgttaaaaataaattttactttTACATCAAACATGCTGAATGTCACCAACTCTGCTCAGTAGGGAAATACAAAATTCTGAAATATACAAGGTGTGATGCACATATTTTACTTTGCAAGAAAGTCTGCATTATTACACTCAAGACATTTTATATAAAGCTTAAAGTCTATAGTTTTTCTGAAACATACACAATGTTGCTGTACGAAGGGTATACAGACACTTATTTGGGATAAACCACTCCCGGCCACTATGAGTAATACAGCCCTCCCAAACGCATGCTGATGAAGTCTTTATGTCACACCATGTATATATTGCATTTGTTAAGGGAAAACTACTTTATGAATGTTTTAGAGGGTTCTTAAGAACTCAACtgggaatatattttatttatctcCATATATAAAGCTAAATGCATAACTCCAACTGGGCAGGATCCAGAGGGAgtcagaaaaacatttaaaaaccatcAAATAGTTTGTCTATACCTAAAATGGTCACAATCTTGAAACCCAGTATCTCATGATGTTACAGTGCTAGTGAGTGAGTGCTGAGTCCAGCTATACAAGAATCTCCTATTCCAATTATATAAGGCTCCCATTTCTAGCGTAACTGGGCTGCAAAATACCAgatatcaaaattatttttaggaAAACTCATTAATGGCTAATGAGGAAAAGTTACAAGGAACTTTAAAATTATGAAGAGATAAAGTATCAAATTCCTTTTACCAGAAGGATCTAATGCACTCTTTTGCAAAAACTTCTTTGGTTTCACATGGGATTTAGCACCGTTCTTGGGCTTCTACAATAAAAAATGCAGCAGATTAACTTTCAAGAACAATTACATTCAACTATTTTAAACCCATAATTATAATTAACTATTTCTTATGATAGCACTTGGTAGTAACACTAGTGTAGAACAaccactggcattttaacaactgCGTAGTCTAGATCTCCTCTGTGCAGAGTTTTGACAACACTGATAATGCTGCCAGTGAACAAGAGATGTCAGACTGCATTAGCATTCCCACTGTTGATATCACTGGTAAAGTTACATCAGTTGGAATATTTTGAAGAGAAATGCAGTTGGCAATATTATTGGGAGACTTTATTGAAGTTAACGTATTTTTTGGGTCCActgtattaaatgaatggtttatttattattgtggTCCAGGAGTGTATGTAACCTCTTGAGGGGTCAAGATGTGGCACCTGGGGGTTCAGAGGACTATACTGAACAAAGCATCAGATAAGAAGAGACTTTCAGAACAAAAAGCGTTGAGTGGTTTTCCTGGGGATTCTcaagggcagtggttttcaaaacgTGGGTCACGACCCAGAATTGGgtcgcggaatgtaaggcactgggtctcgccagctctggtcagcacctgcgaccgggctgttaaaagtcctgttggcaGTGCtacctggctaaggcaggctagtccctaccagTTCCAACAccacactgtgccctggaagcagccagcagcaggtccagctcctagctgggggggggggcatggggctccacctgctgcccccatcccgagcaccagctccgcactcccattggccggttacctgtcaatgggagttgcaggggtggggcagtgcctGTGTGCGAGAGCCATGTGGAGCCGGacttgctgctggctgcttccaggacagTCAAGAAGCCTGCTTCTGCATccctgctgtgccgctgaccgggaCCCACCTaaggtaagcctgcaccccaatcccttgccctgacccccacccccaaactcggagtcccctcttacaccccaaacccctcatccctggccccagcccagagtctgcaccctcagccaagagccctgacccccccagtccagggccccctcccacactctgaacccctcattcccagccccaccctgcagccctcaccccaaccctaagcccttccacaccccaaatccctctgccccagctccattgggtcgcgGACATTAGTGTTCTTCAAaggggtcgccagaaaaaaagtttgaaaaccactgttctagggacatctggttatgcaaaaacccagccttttgaagctggGTCCTGAGGAGTgggccattgtctgctgatcacctgttgcATGAgaccaagatcaaaggcccaattGAACTATTCatggtggttctggttctgaatctgagacagttacgAACTTGTAGCCACAGGGATTACCCacttgtgggttttgaaggactaacACCAACTGAGCCTAaagttggagttggggtgacctctggtaagcttttcagcatgtgtgtaggttcttttattgtttttaatgttttttctgtaatgctttcccCTTGAGAATAAATGTACTTCTTATAAAGAATTGTGCGGTAACTTATGACTGCACGCAATACACTGGGCAtaacctctggagagaaagcaaagcacagacactgGCCATTTAGGCAgtttggcttgctggggatatcacagggTAGGCAAGGAACTGTGACGTCTGGAAAAAcctcagtcaggagggagagaggtgtggatctctgcccaagagaggggACAGCTGAGAAGCTTAGCATTGAGGCCTTGAGGGATcacaggtgcagttgccttgaactatgggtatgtctacactacgaaattaggttgaatttatagaagtcggttttttagaaatcggttttatatattcgagtgtgtgtgtccccacagaaaatgctctaagtgcattaactcggcggagtgcttccacagtaccgaggctagagtcaacttccggagtgttgcactgtgggtagctatcccacagttcccgcagtctccgctgcccattggaattctgggttgagatcccaatgcctgatggggctaaaacattgtcgcgggtggttctgggtacatatcgtcaggccccccttccctccctccctccgtgaaagcaagggcagacaatcgtttcgcgccttttttcctgagttacctacgcagacgccataccacggcaagcgtggaacccgctcagctcactgtcaccgtatgtctcctgggtgctggcagacgcggtactgcattgctacacagcagcagcaacccattgccttgtggcagcagacggtgcaataggactggtagccatcatcgtcatgtccaaggtgctcctggtcgcctctgtgaggtcgatcaggagcgcctgggcagacatgggcgcagggactaaatctggagtgacttgatcaggtcattctctttagtcctgcagtcagtcctattgaatcatcttatggtgagcaggcagttatacggattgctagcagtcctattgcatcatcttctgccggccaggcaagagatgaggatgactagcagtcctattgtaccatcttctgccgagcagccatgagatgtggatggcatgcagtccttctgcaccgtctgctgccagccaaagatgtaaaagatagatggagtgtatcaaaacaagaaatagaccagatttgttttgtactcatttgcaaacaccccctcgccccccgtctaggggactcattcctctaggtcacactgcagtcactcacagagaaggtgcagcaaggtaaatctagccatgtatcaatcagaggccagactaacctccttgttccaataagaacaataacttaggtgcaccatttcttattggaaccctccatgaagtcctgcctgaaatactccttgatgtaaagccacccccttttgttgattttaacccctgtaagccaaccctgtaagccgtgtcatcagtcgcccctccctgcgtcagagcaatggcaaacaatcgtgcatctgagttgagagtgctgtccagagcagtcacaatggagcactctgggatagctcccggaggccaataccatcgaattgtgtccacagtaccccaaattcgatccggcaaggccgatttaagcgctaatccacttgggGTGGAGTaatgaaatcaattttaagagccctttaagtcgaaataaagggcttcatcgtgtggacgggtgcaggtttacatcgatttaacgctgctaaattcgacctaaagtcctagtgtagactagggctttGACAGGTATCACACGTGAAGCACAAGGTGAGAGTATTTTGAAGAGAAATACTAGAGTAGACAAGACCTCTGTGTTCAGTCTTACTTCTGTTCTACCCCCTCAGACCCAAAACTATTATTCTTTCCTGAATACAAACattccccccactttttaacagaTGAGAGGGATCACTATGTGCTTTAGTGCTTAATTCTAAGGAGAAACAAGATTTTAGAGGTATTTTTGATAGATTTGGGGAATCTGTAGTTGGGACGTTTACCTTTTGTGCATTCAACTTCTTCACTAAATCTGTAACCTTATTTGATATGCTGCTTTCTGAAGAGCTATTCCTCAGTGCTAATGCAGATGGTAACTTCGATTCCTCCACACTGGACTTGGAGTTTCCTAATATCTATATAAAGAATAATTTAAAGTAaatcttcagatttttaaaaatgcaaaagaaaaaaaaaggcatgaacAGTAACAGCCTGAAACATCTAAACTCTACTGCTTTAAAACTATAGAAAGAACTTTTAAAGAAAGTTTGAGATGTCATGAGCAATCAAAACTACTACAGTATCCGGTGATGGTTTCAAAATTACATTTGAAGGTCTTAAAAAGTTATTCACACTACATACTTCTGAACACTAAAAGTTAACATTAGTTTTGACTCTCTTTTCCGGCAGGCCAGCAATAACTACACAGTAGGGCTCCACACAGGAAGTTCTCGGAATGAAAGACACCAGGATTGTGTGAGCATAGTGAATTTAACACACCAGTCAGGTCAATATGTAAGACTTGTATGGTGCACTACTGCATAGCTTCTCACATTAAAAACTGACTGGCAGAAATCTGCCACTTTAATAAAGAGCTTCCACACTGACAGAAGATAAGATTAGAAAATGTGACAAGAGAACTTATAAGTATCAAGAGACTAAGTGTGGTAGAAATGCAATGAGTAAGCGCTTTGAAGGAAAGCCACTCACAAGCATTTCAAGTTGTTTAGCaccaatatacattttaaaaaatagttttagtAATTAACTCAAACTTCTACTCTCACAAGTCTGCTGTAAATTTAATACTGGATAAGTAGTAAAGAATTATTCCTTATCTATATTTCTTTAAGAATGACAATATATTTCATAAGTAAACATACTATCTTTTAGTTAACGAAAAAACCTGCTGCACATCAAGTAAGGAAGACATGGACTAATGGGCTGGTAGAatccaggaactcctgagttctaatccttgCTCGGACACTTCATCGGTGTCCTTGGGCATTACACTTAATACTTGCCCATCTCACAGGAGTGTTCTGAAGATTAATTATCCATGATGCTCTTCAGATTAAAATACCTATACAAGTGCTAAGGAGTGTCAAACCCCTTCCTCTGACTAATCTGAATATGGCATAGAATATGTTCTAAATAAAAGTTATTGATATATTCTTACAAACCTTGTTCTGTACCTTATTCTCCTTCAGGGATTCATCTTCAGAATCCTCTGTCTCTGATTTGTTATCTTCAGTCATTTTCAAGCTACAGTGATTTTTTCTAGAATAAAGATGAGCAATAAGAATTTTCCTgacacataatttaaaaaaaaaaaaaaatctgtatccaTGTGTAACCCATTACATGCTAACCAATGGGTTGCACATTTGTCCTCAACATGCtttatttaaacaacaaaaccaaGGGTTCATTGGTGACCTAATGGAGGTGGTTCTGTATGACCTTGCAGGAATCCCAGGTTTAATTTCTTCTCAGTTTTCAATTCCCAGGTCATCAGCTTCAAGaagtgctgcagcagccacaTATCCCTCAACAGCAACCCCCACTGTCAGTTCAAGAAATAGAGTTAAAAGGCTCTGAAAGAGTTCAGCCTGGTTCTGAGCGGCCATAAagatggaggggctgggggaaaatGATTGCCAGGAGTTCAACAGGGATGCAAAAGGTTCCCTGAAAGATCAAACCCACTATTTTTTTGGTCTTGATAAGTTCACTCAAGCAAGTATTACTTCATATTTATACCAAATCTGTTTTAACAAAGCAGAAGTGTATGAACAAAAATTGTTTTACAATAATTTGCAATGAAGAGGAATTTTCTCAGGTCAAAGAAACTATATCAGAATCAAAGCAAATTAGATGCCCTTTCAATTGTTTATTCTAATATTTTCTTTGCCCTTTTTGCTGAATAGTAGTCATTTGCAAATAGAAGTCTCACTAATGGatcacaaattttttttaaaagcctttcacTTCCTCCAGCACAATCCTGACACCCACATTACAGTAAGAAAGTCTTAACATACACAGACGCATTATGCCAACCATGTACTGCTTATAATTTACAAGCCAGAATTCCTTTTCCTCCGACCTAGTGACTGATTTGGGCTTTGGCTTCTTACCTGGACAGTTTTAAGCAGGGTCATTTTAAAAGACAGCAATTGAGATACAATGAGGACATTTTTCACCATTTAAAGTCTTCCTTGAAATAATGGGATGATCCGGAGATCATACCAACCTACAAAAGCAAGCTTAAGTTTTCCAAACATTGTCTAATAGTTTTCCAggactggaaaatattttattttcactgtACCTTGTTTCTGCATTTTTCCCTTGTGGAGATGAATCAGATGAATGACTAGCTGACATGTCGTGTTCCTCATCCTGCAATTCCACATTCCCACCAGCGTCTACAGCAGTGCTGTGTAAAGGGTGATCTATAtataacagaaaaaacaaacatggaaGTTTGCAACTTTGTCTGCTTAGGCAAAGCAGTTGACTACACTAGCATCGTTTTGCTAGATTTCATACAGTTGGGCATTGTTATGATTTTTATGTCTACTATGTGTCTTTTTCAAATTAagtcttatttaaaaatacactgtttaattttttttgagaaGAAGAAACTTGGGGCGAGCAAGGGGTATCTATCAATGGGCCCCATATGAAGCATGAAAAGTGGTTTTAATATTTCACCAGAAAATAATTTATATATGGTTGACAATGAGATCTTTCCTTTTAAGAATATTTGAAAGTGACAGGACAATGCCTCTTCTCTttgcaaatgtttaaaaatatctcCACATGTATTCTTAGGATTGCAGAACAGTTTCATTTCACAGTTCTCACCACCTACAGCACAAGAATGGAGGAAGATGACAAACACCCAAGAACCATGAAAACACTGCTGTTTTATATAACACCACCTTACAAGAGATGTTCTACTATGTACTTCCAGGTTTACTATCTGGAATTTACCAATCTTAAacttttatatagcacctttcactgTGATATATAAGCACTACTCAAAAT is from Chelonia mydas isolate rCheMyd1 chromosome 4, rCheMyd1.pri.v2, whole genome shotgun sequence and encodes:
- the CENPU gene encoding centromere protein U isoform X5 encodes the protein MDKKRKMHSKSHMPALEKTSKKKLERNKLDLDVEDIALIPTQEYKTKSHPRSKLLPCEEPDVSRILKITETGQVEEPDDSFDHPLHSTAVDAGGNVELQDEEHDMSASHSSDSSPQGKNAETRKNHCSLKMTEDNKSETEDSEDESLKENKVQNKILGNSKSSVEESKLPSALALRNSSSESSISNKVTDLVKKLNAQKKPKNGAKSHVKPKKFLQKSALDPSADNSPCSIQIWCPKGLKRFSQDITELDVVLAEFEKTTTDYKQRVKSRICREAIEGFYSGFKDQLTNTITEVQELKDLKRKNAKELWNCLIETGSHFHKLSPATLNSWDNVCQLGYTFHKKYTSCMTGGLDHN
- the CENPU gene encoding centromere protein U isoform X9; this encodes MDKKRKMHSKSHMPALEKTSKKKLERNKLDEYKTKSHPRSKLLPCEEPDVSRILKITETGQVEEPDDSFDHPLHSTAVDAGGNVELQDEEHDMSASHSSDSSPQGKNAETRKNHCSLKMTEDNKSETEDSEDESLKENKILGNSKSSVEESKLPSALALRNSSSESSISNKVTDLVKKLNAQKKPKNGAKSHVKPKKFLQKSALDPSADNSPCSIQIWCPKGLKRFSQDITELDVVLAEFEKTTTDYKQRVKSRICREAIEGFYSGFKDQLTNTITEVQELKDLKRKNAKVITDINKKRRRLLEVRGELIRTGPQLKQLQREYAELQERESSVRNATQFLTDLKEVQQQYLNYREDNPQEKVVYGTSSIPALLVESQRILRAESHFQNINTRLQEVLNLQKKEQPEKF
- the CENPU gene encoding centromere protein U isoform X8; the encoded protein is MDKKRKMHSKSHMPALEKTSKKKLERNKLDEYKTKSHPRSKLLPCEEPDVSRILKITETGQVEEPDDSFDHPLHSTAVDAGGNVELQDEEHDMSASHSSDSSPQGKNAETRKNHCSLKMTEDNKSETEDSEDESLKENKVQNKILGNSKSSVEESKLPSALALRNSSSESSISNKVTDLVKKLNAQKKPKNGAKSHVKPKKFLQKSALDPSADNSPCSIQIWCPKGLKRFSQDITELDVVLAEFEKTTTDYKQRVKSRICREAIEGFYSGFKDQLTNTITEVQELKDLKRKNAKVITDINKKRRRLLEVRGELIRTGPQLKQLQREYAELQERESSVRNATQFLTDLKEVQQQYLNYREDNPQEKVVYGTSSIPALLVESQRILRAESHFQNINTRLQEVLNLQKKEQPEKF